Genomic DNA from Methanofollis sp. W23:
ATATGGGTGACACCCCTGCTTCTGGATCCCAGGCCCACCCGCCATATGATTCTGGTCATGGACATCCCTGCCACCTTCCAGGCCTGATCTTCCTCCCTGGGGTCAGGGGATGAATGAGGATGACTGGGGGCAGATGTATGAGAGGTGTTTCAGGCTTTCAAATTCTCTTCAATTATCTGCCAGGTCTACCCTGGTCGGAGAGGGGGTCTGGTACCAGGGTTTTGCTGAATGCTCCTGATGACAGGTTCCGACCTGGTCCGTGGGGACAATAGAATATTACGTGAGAAATACGCGTCAAAGAATTCAAATGAAAATAGAAATGTATTTATATTGTGATTGTTAACCATAATACTGGAGTGAATTGGGACCTCAGTGACACGTCCCCCCCGTAACATGTGTCTTTTTTCTGGGGTGCCTGTTCCTCCACTTTCCTGTGAACTGATTCCACGAGCCCCTGCTCCAGGGATCGCGTCGCCGCCGCTCTGAGATACGATTCATTTTCTGCACGATCCTTGATCAGACCTTTCAATATGGATATCCAGTCCTGACACCCTGCCGCCCTGTGGAGAGGGTATATATATTGGTCTGAGTATGAATGGCTGTGGGGGGACAGCATGAAAGGGCTAATTCTATCCGGCGGGCATGGTATCAGACTCAGACCACTCACCTACTCCCAGCAGAAGCAACTGATCCCGGTTGCCAACAAACCGATCCTCTTCTACTGCATCCAGGATCTCATCGACGCCGGGATCCACTCGATCGGGATCATCATCGGCCCGAACAGGGAACAGGTCATCAGCGAGGTGACCGCCCGGGAATGGGACGCCGAGATCGAGTTCATCACCCAGGACCGCCCTGGAGGCCTGGCCCATGCGGTCAGGGTCGCGGGCCCGTTCCTCGGCGACGACCCCTTCGTGATGTACCTCGGCGACAACATCCTGCTTGGGGGCATCAGGAAATTTGTGCAGGACTTTGTGGAGTCGAAGGCGGAGGCAAGTCTGCTCCTCACAAAAGTTGCCCACCCGGAAGAGTATGGGGTCGCCCTTGTCGACGAGCAGAAGAAGGTGATCGTCCAGCTCCTTGAAAAACCGAAGAACCCGCCCTCAGACCTGGGGATCGTCGGGATCTACGGGCTGACACCCAGGATCTTCGAGGCGATCGAGCATATCGCCCCGTCGTGGCGGGGCGAACTCGAGATCACCGACGCCCTCCACTGGCTGATCCTCAATGGCCATGACGTCACCTACAACCTGGTCGAGGGGTGGTGGAAGGACACCGGGAAACCAGAAGATCTCCTGGACGCCAACCGTCTCATCCTCGACGCCCTTGTCGCGGAGAACGGGGAAGACCCGGTCTGCGGGGTGGCCGAGGGGAGCACGGTCGCGGGGCGGTGCCGGATCGGGAAGAACACGGTCATCAAGGAGAACTCGGTGGTGAAAGGTCCGGTGGTCATCGGCGACGACTGTATCATCTCCAACACCTATCTGGGGCCGTACACCAGCATCGGGAACGGGTCGCACCTTGCAAACACCGAGATCGAGGACTCGATCGTGATGGAGGGGACGGTGATCATGAACTCTGAGCGGATCGTGGAGAGTTTGATCGGGAAGAACGTGACCATCAACCGGAACGGCCGGCATCCTGGCGGGCGGCGGTTTGTGATCGGCGACAACTCGAATGTGGTCATCTGAAGGGGAGGGAGCGACGTGAAGATTGTCATCACCGGCGGTGCCGGATTTATCGGGTGCAACTTTGTTCGTCTCATGCGTTCGAGGCACCCTGAGGCAGAGATTACGGTCTTTGACAAGTTGACGTATGCAGGACGGATGGAGAACCTCCAGGGGTGCAACGGCCAGATCGAGTTTGTGAAGGGAGACATCTGTGCGGCCGAGGA
This window encodes:
- a CDS encoding glucose-1-phosphate thymidylyltransferase, producing MKGLILSGGHGIRLRPLTYSQQKQLIPVANKPILFYCIQDLIDAGIHSIGIIIGPNREQVISEVTAREWDAEIEFITQDRPGGLAHAVRVAGPFLGDDPFVMYLGDNILLGGIRKFVQDFVESKAEASLLLTKVAHPEEYGVALVDEQKKVIVQLLEKPKNPPSDLGIVGIYGLTPRIFEAIEHIAPSWRGELEITDALHWLILNGHDVTYNLVEGWWKDTGKPEDLLDANRLILDALVAENGEDPVCGVAEGSTVAGRCRIGKNTVIKENSVVKGPVVIGDDCIISNTYLGPYTSIGNGSHLANTEIEDSIVMEGTVIMNSERIVESLIGKNVTINRNGRHPGGRRFVIGDNSNVVI